The following are encoded in a window of Natranaerovirga pectinivora genomic DNA:
- the hpt gene encoding hypoxanthine phosphoribosyltransferase — MVEKIGTLITEEEVAKRIEEMAKEISEEYKGRTLHLICVLKGGVVFMCDLAKKISVPVTMDFMAVSSYGDEKVSSGIVKIVKDLDDAIEGKDVIIVEDIIDSGRTLSYLIQILKERKPNTIKLCTLLDKPETRVVDVAVDYVGFEIPDKFVVGYGLDYAQKYRNLPYVGIIEQ, encoded by the coding sequence ATGGTAGAAAAAATTGGCACACTTATTACAGAAGAAGAAGTTGCGAAAAGAATTGAAGAAATGGCAAAAGAAATATCAGAAGAGTATAAAGGTAGAACATTACACCTTATTTGTGTATTAAAAGGTGGGGTTGTATTTATGTGCGACTTAGCTAAAAAGATAAGTGTTCCTGTAACGATGGACTTTATGGCTGTTTCAAGTTACGGGGATGAAAAAGTAAGTAGTGGTATTGTAAAAATCGTTAAAGACTTAGATGATGCTATTGAAGGGAAAGACGTTATTATTGTAGAAGATATAATTGATTCTGGTAGAACATTAAGTTATTTAATTCAAATATTAAAAGAAAGAAAGCCAAACACAATTAAGCTATGTACATTATTAGATAAACCAGAAACAAGAGTTGTAGATGTAGCTGTAGATTATGTAGGGTTTGAAATACCTGACAAATTTGTTGTAGGCTATGGACTGGATTATGCTCAAAAGTATAGAAACTTACCTTATGTTGGAATAATTGAGCAATAA
- the tilS gene encoding tRNA lysidine(34) synthetase TilS: MEKKILEYILKENLIDEDDHVVIGVSGGADSVCLLHLLHKLQGNINFTLSAAHINHGIRGIDADADEEFVKELCRTLEVPFYSYKINIKEESKRLKVSEEEAGRIVRYNVFNQILDQYKKGKIAVGHHMNDQGETVLINLIRGSGIKGLLGMSPKRENIIRPLLMFKREDIIAYLNKNQLKYKEDYTNSQDIYLRNKIRLNIIPYIEANINEKVIDKIVQTTELLKEDDDYLNINTNELLKELIISQEEDNIIIRTDELLDQHIAMKKRLIREVINRVSTIKNMESIHIDQVLGLANKEVGKKIDLPNNLLVKKHYDALEFSFLKNNQEKPAHLQKEKCIIKIPSSYYIQSITKQMKTSLINHIKEEDTSKKTYTKFFDYDRIKSALCLRTRETGDFIVLKGINGRKKLKDYFIDNKIPKEKRDEILLIADGNHIIWIIGYRVSEEYKVTEKTQKILKVEITDTEDL, translated from the coding sequence ATGGAAAAGAAAATACTAGAATATATTCTAAAAGAGAACTTAATAGACGAAGACGACCATGTTGTTATTGGTGTTTCTGGTGGAGCAGACTCAGTTTGTTTGCTCCATCTCTTACATAAACTACAAGGAAATATAAACTTTACACTGTCAGCGGCTCATATTAATCATGGCATAAGAGGGATAGATGCAGACGCCGATGAAGAATTTGTAAAGGAATTATGTAGAACATTAGAGGTGCCCTTTTATAGTTATAAAATTAATATAAAAGAAGAATCAAAACGATTAAAAGTATCAGAAGAAGAAGCGGGAAGAATAGTTAGGTATAATGTATTCAACCAAATACTTGATCAATATAAAAAGGGAAAAATAGCTGTAGGTCATCATATGAATGATCAAGGGGAGACCGTTCTTATTAATCTAATAAGAGGCTCGGGGATAAAAGGATTATTAGGGATGTCACCTAAAAGAGAGAATATTATTAGGCCTTTGCTAATGTTTAAAAGAGAAGATATTATTGCATATCTTAATAAAAACCAATTAAAGTATAAAGAGGATTATACCAATTCTCAAGACATTTACTTAAGAAATAAAATACGTCTTAATATCATTCCATACATTGAAGCTAATATTAATGAAAAAGTAATAGATAAAATTGTCCAGACTACTGAATTATTAAAAGAAGATGACGATTATTTAAATATTAATACAAATGAATTATTAAAAGAATTAATCATATCCCAAGAGGAAGATAATATTATAATAAGAACAGATGAATTATTGGACCAACATATTGCTATGAAAAAACGATTAATTAGAGAGGTTATAAATAGGGTATCTACCATAAAAAATATGGAATCTATTCATATAGATCAAGTTTTAGGGCTAGCAAACAAAGAAGTAGGGAAGAAGATTGATTTACCAAATAATTTATTGGTTAAAAAGCATTATGATGCATTAGAATTTTCATTTCTGAAAAATAATCAAGAAAAACCAGCTCATTTACAAAAAGAAAAATGTATAATAAAAATACCATCTAGTTATTATATACAAAGTATAACCAAACAAATGAAAACAAGCCTTATAAATCATATAAAAGAGGAAGATACTTCTAAAAAAACATATACTAAATTCTTTGATTATGATAGAATAAAAAGTGCTTTGTGTTTAAGAACTAGAGAAACTGGTGACTTTATTGTTCTGAAAGGTATAAATGGTAGAAAAAAATTAAAGGATTACTTTATTGATAATAAAATACCAAAAGAAAAAAGAGATGAAATATTATTAATTGCGGATGGTAATCATATAATATGGATTATTGGATACAGAGTTAGTGAAGAGTATAAAGTAACTGAAAAAACACAAAAGATATTAAAAGTGGAAATTACAGATACGGAGGATTTATAA